The region ACCGAAACGTATTGAGAATAAGAATCCAGGTACTGGTCTGTCgatattttgattaattttcgaatttcatgaaGTTTCGACTTGACGAGccggaaaatttgaagaaatatttgaatataccGCGATGCTGTGGTAGAAATTACCAACGGATATATGCTCACATAAAGTTGCATTCCTCACAGTTCAGCAACTCGAGCGTTAGACCGTAACGCATCGATACCATTGTTAACTTCGATCGAATCAAAGAACTCTGCAGTCCAACGAAGTAGAACCTTATATTAACGTTATCAATGAACTTTCAATAGAAGTCAGGACATCGCGATAGTATGCCAAATATTTGTTCGGCTGATGATGCATTGTTTATCCACAGGTGAATCGTTTTGACTATTTAGTAAACATTCTGCAGATGTTGGTAGGCAgtttcattttccaatttgtaTGCCAATGCCGTTAAGAATTTTCGGATCACAACACGTCGTTAGAAAGTCATTAACATCGCGCGCACCAAATCACTGTACATACATTCATTCTGTCGTAGCACATTTTCGACAAACTTTTGCTTTCTACCTTCGATTTGTGTCACTTTCGATAGCAGATGCACTACCCACATTTATTCGTTAAGTCCTTGATAGTTTTGATGATTTTGACGGGTGAAAGGATAGCATTTCGGTGATTTGATGTGCGTCCTCCTCGTTGCAGACTTTTTTCAAGCGATTTTTCTCAACAGAATCGATGATGAGCATGAAATACATCAAATTTATCTCGGATCATTCCGATTTAGCATTTACAATAAGTAGAGATCATCAGATCGAAAGTTGGCGCTTGTCAGACCAATCTCGATGGTTCTGCATGTAGAAACTTTTCTGTCCAAAGTTTGAATATTCTGAAACAATGGAACGAGCATTAGATGGCTAGTCAACTAAGGAGGGATGTTGACAATCATATCGTGATTTCTAAAAATTGAAGCAAAAAGAAATAActcaccaaaaattgatcgaaaaattCCGACTTCTCACTGAGAAATTTATATCTAATCCAACGTAGCTCATCCAACAATTTAGCGGCCGAATTTCCGTAACTGTAAAAAGCAAAGTCAAACGAACATCCATTTCCGATAAAATCATTAGGGAACTTACACAACAGTGACTGTCGCAAATGTTGATGTTAAACCATAGATTCGATTCATCCAATCCTGTCGATTTAAAGTGCTCCCGGTTTTCAAGTAGTGTATTCTCTCAGCATTGGTTAGCATTGGTCCACTATGAGCCTAATGTTCCACCGTTGCTCATCGATTTGATTCAACTTTAAGTAGTCGACAcgattttggaaatcggttcaGCCTTGATCTTGAATGAGTCAGGTTTTAAATTTAGATAAATGTTCGACGACTGGACGTATACTTCAATCCTTTAGTGCGTCCTtgtcgtttgttttcagcaaatAAAACGAGCATTTTAGAATTTCAATTGAGACTGGAATACAACACCtacaatatatttttcaatttagtgataaaatcaaatttgatcATTATGGTCGTATACAAGGCATTCGCCTTTAACTTACTGTACTCAGCTGCATTTCGTAAAATTGGATTGTTAACCATAAATGATCTTTGACTGAATTCGGAGTGACATAGTTCGATTTGTAACAATTCGTCAATCCTAACAATTATTGGTGGGAGCTCGCCTTACATCATTGACAAATTGACCAATTGAAAGCAGTTGTCTGTGGTTTAGTCGTTAAAAGATTGAGGATATTAAAAATGACTCTAGGGCCGTTCACAAATTACGTCACactattttcttgaatttttgataCACACTCCCATGAGTCATGCGAAATGGGTTAAGTTTGACAGAAAGTTGTAAGAACAGTCACATTTTACAATTATCTCCCTTGAGCCTTATCGTGACGTAATTTGTGAACGGCCTCTAGAAGTATGAATTTTTCCAGGTAAATTCTTCTGCCATCAAATTTGTCCTTTAagtttgcaaaaattcacaCTCTCCATTGTCTAAGGGCATTTGTATAGGGATTCATTTCCTTCTTGTTCTTTGAATCatacaattgaattgaaattttgagctTTATAAGatgaaattgttcaaaatttaaagttgaTGTCTATTCATTCTTCACTCCATTATGTTTTTCTCGTATGGAATACTGAAAAAAGCAATCTTCGCAAAACTAACAACTTCGTCTGTATTATGCTGTAACGTGTCGCATAggaaacactgtaaaaatgCTTCGGCTCAACCGAGTGTACCAGAAATGGCTCAACTACCAGATGCCCGACTAGCATCATTTACACGCCCGTATACATATGTCGGCATCGACTACGCGGGGCCTTATAAGATAATTCAGTACAGAAGAAGCGTCAAGAGGTGGATCGTCATATATACTTGTCTAACAATACGAGCAGTGTACATCGACGTAGTAGAAACATTGACCAGCGACTCATGTATTATGTCAATTAGACGATTCGTCTCTCGAAATGGTACACCATCGGATATCTTTAGTGACTGTGGAACTAGCCTAGTCGGCGCCAACACTGAACTAGCtaaagaaatcaaaaaaatcgacCACAAATTGCTGGACAGAACCTTCACCACCTGTTATACGCAGTGGCACTTCAATCCACCACACGGCCAACATATGGGAGGTGCTTGGGAAAGGTTGATCGGATCCATGAAAAGAACGCTCGACAAAATTCTCCCAACGTCACACTACCCGAACCACGAAACATTCATCACCGCACTAGCTGAAGTAGAAAACATCTTGAACTCCAGGCCATTGACATTTGTATCGATCGAACCAGACGATGAAGAGGCGCTAACACCCAACCATTTCCTGAAAGGATCATCGAATGGAAACAAACCACCCGGTATTTTTCCCCCACCACCCGCTACGCTACGAGGAAATTGGCGATATTCACAACAAATCGCTAACGAGTTCTGGAAGAAGTGGGTCAAGGAATATTTACGGATGATCACACGACGTACCAAGTGGTTTGACGACGTAAAACCCATTGAGGTCGGCGATCAGGTGATTATTGTCGACGAAGACTCTCCTCGGAATACATGGGAGAGAGGTGTGGTGATTGAGGCGGTCAAATCCAGTTCAGATGGTTGTATTCGAAAGGCAAACGTTCAGACAATGAATGGCATCTACACCAGACCTGTCACAAAGCTGGCAGTTCTCGACATCAAAGGACCGGAAGACCCTCACCCGCGAGGCCTTAGCAGGGGGGAGTGTCACCGCCAGCAACGACAAATAGATGGTGGGCTGTGTCATGAACCCGAATTGTAACCAATATCACATTCATGTGTCAGAAGTCTaccttttctttcttttaaaattttacactgacTAAGCAAAATAAGAACGTGAAAAACCTCTgactttcaaattttgttgaaaaaaaaatctttgctcgcttcgctcgcacATAACCAACTCTTATCATTTTGCTTGCAAGAGTAAGAAATTCAATTACTAACAATTAGTACTGCTATTCCCATGTTATCTTgtcggttttgtttttgtatataaCTTCTTTAAAGAATCCAAAGTAAGTCTATGAACGGAACCGAAATTACACAGCTTTGAAATTGCTGAcaagtggaaattttttattgaatattgCTGGAATGAGATTCAATGTCAAACACGACACCCCATTTTGAAGCATGAGAATTTTTcgacaaatgaaaattccgAAGTAACGTTTCTTGACTGTACGATAAGACGCAATGAGGATAATTCTTTGTCATCTAGATGGTTCAAGAAAGAATGCAGTTCGTTTTCAATTCTCAATTGTCACTCTTTAACGTCGTTTGTCAAATGATTAAAAGGGCTCTGTCAGTGACTACCGTTGACCAATCGCAACCGACGAGGGATTTGGTCATGAccgttctcaaaaatagtAGTTACCCGGAAGCGTTTGTAAGGGAAACGCTGATTTCGTGTGAGGCCAGTGAATGCGCCAGATCGACCTCGAGATCCGTACCTTCCATTTACGTTGCTTGCCCGTACTACCAGCCTGTTTTCGAAAAGATGAAGTCGACGATTCGAGATGTACGACTCCCAGTTAGGTTAGCTCCGAGTCCATGTGCGAGGAATAGGACGATGATTTTTTCGCTCTTTCGTGTTCGATGCCTTAGTTACCGTTTTTCGTATGAATGCTTCTCCACCGCAGTTGATATAAAGAGGACTATACAGCAGTGCATAGCCGATAAAGGTTGCAGACTGTCTCAACACTACGCTCAGTACCCGCTGCATTTGCTCGATGAGGCTCCGGAATTAATAAAGGTCTTTCGTAACCGCCTCGATGCTGCTCGCTCGCCGAATGTTTTAAAAGACGTGCTTCGGTTGTGATTATTGCCTTGTGCATTTTGCTGTTCTTTGTAATCTAGATTGGTTGCCgaattaaaattgtgtttccTCCTTATCCTCTCGTCTTTGTTTGTATTTGTACTAACCACCTCCTTTGCCTATAGCGTTTGTAAGTCCTGCAGATTGATGAATCTGAATTTTTCCGTTTATCTTGTTTTCCAGAACGAGGTCTTCTTGAGAGAACTCCGAGACGAGTTAACGGCGAACGATGAGAGCTCTGTACAGTAGGGTggtttttttgcaaaaattgtaaaggTTCGTGGATTGCatggtaaaataaatattttggcaCTAAGAAAACGTCGAAGCCGCgaggatttaattttttgaatatttttgagcTGGcgcaaattcatcaaagtttCGTCAATTTGGTTtgaactttgatttttttcgtagCCAAAAACGATCAGCAAAACGGTAGATGTATTTTTCTAACACGTCTTTGTGGCTAAGAAAATTTATGCTGCAAGATGGAAAAAATCGGTGTCGTTGTTCCCAAGATATGacaaaaaagtgatatttttagGCGACGGGAACAGGTTTTCGAGTGTGCTGTCTTGTAAACGGGTTGACGAACACTGGTAATTGCATTAAATGATAGTTTACAATCATACctatcagggaaaaaaaaagtttgtgaaaATTGGTTCAGTTTAGCCGGAGATATTGCCGAAGAACTGGTCTAAAATCTGGCTACTCGCCCGTAGAATGACTGATGACCATTTTCTTTGctaataaattacgaaaaaatacaaaaattctccattttcttcattttatgaatcgaaatcgaaattgtaagtaaaagttaaaatatGCGAAAAGTTAGTCAGGTAGACGTCAAATTTGACTAATTTTGGGAAGTCTGCCATCGGTCTTTCGTGCGAATCTTGTAAAATATGGACCTAAGAGCATTGTTAAAGACAGgcaatgaaaggtattgactctaccaatcagggaaaaaaaagatttttagcaATTGTTTCAGTTAATCGTGAGGTATAGGTCTCGCAGTGAGCGTCATTCGAGCTACTCGGCTGTAGAATAATGGGTTATACATTTCGCAAATGAATCAAGTTAAATGCTAaatatcaacattttattaatttctaaGCGCAAGGAAGGCTCATGAGGGAATTATGGAAGCGAAGGAGTCGgaataattgagaaatgcaacagaattaaatttggtgtTTCATGCTGCACGGAAAACTCATATATGCACCCCAGACGAAGAAATCGGGAACAGCTTCATGATTCTAGCACAttagttgtgtgctgcatattgatCTGAGGATCATATAATGCCCATGAAATGAATATTGATATGCATTACTGATGAACAATATTATTGTGTACTGGATATTATTTATTCAGCTCGCATGAATATATTAGTTATATGCTGCATTATAAAATGACGccattttttacaatttaacaAACAACCTTATTTTCCGTTTACTAGAACACATTGATacaatttagtttatccattTATTCGCGAGAAAGCGAAACAATAAagcaaataaaaacatttaaactaaaaaaaaaatttttttttcatttttttttatatattgcgttttatttattgtttattattatttttaactgTTAATTGATATTTAAATGCTGAGGAAgatattattataaattgttattagatttttttttaagttttgcttacttttttccggtcacccaccCAAGTACTGACCGCGAACATTGATGCTTAACCTCAGATTCCGACTGCCAACGACTCTACGACTGCTGCTATGCTGCTTGCATGTAGTGAcagtcttatttcgaaccgttgttacatttgttttatgcagcacacaggcaTATTTATACCTGCAAGCTGCATATTTATTTAATCTATTTTCTATGATATTTAGTCTGTTATGAATGACGATGCCGCTGTTGTGCAGTTGTGAATCTGGATTGGTCTAATGAACCAATTAGAAAAACATTCTCCgcgtcgaaatatttttgatataaaaatcaattgagTGGAACATATTTATTGATTGTATAAAGTGCATTAAAAAAGGGGACAGAAACCTCTCGTGTAACTAAATAGTAAGTATatcaagacattttttttgatgttcAGCTGTATTCAACAAtagtaccgaaaaattcagctttcatcacgagtcacaaacgacgatttttgtgcttgaaaactgaaatgagacgaaaccacaacaccattaacatagaaatcactctacagccatttcaacaacaaagcaTGCACACTTGATCGCGgccggaaaaatatatatgaaaatccattttcggccgGAGAGAGCGGCCGAGAAAGTACTTTCTTGGCCGCAAATACCTCTCTCTGAGaagtacagaaaaattgaacttttcgatcgtagaatgcgtgtcgaaatccgtcgaatttcagtcttcaagcacaaaaataaatgttttgagaTTAGgcgtcaataaaaaaaatggaactgaAATTCGTCAGTAATCAATATACAAATTGCAAGTTCATGTCATATGATCTAATTTtgtgcaaatatttttattttaaattgaagtGCGGATTGGATTGTCGAATTGTTAAACGATTTCgttcgaaattgaatttataattCGGGAAAGCACAGGTAATTAATGAACGGAAtctaaaatattataattctCTCCGATTTATCGAAGCAGTCATTGTTATTGATTATAACACCACTTTATGACGTCACTCTCAGTTTCTCTCTTTTCTGATTGATTATTAGTCGTAAACAAAGCCGTAAAACCGACATATAATAGATCTTGTACATTGCAAAAAGTGTACTCGAAACGAGcagttcattttattttccagaaaaatttcataaaacgGATTTCGAATTCTGATAAGAATTTTTTCTAAGAATATTTGCTTCGATTTTGGTAAGTTGTTTAAAAAAACccattttcaacagaaattttgttcaaaaaaataagaaaataaatttaccgtTCGATGGTTTTTGTTTGGCGCGAAGTGTAATTACGTGATCGTAACGAAGTTCCTTTACAAAATAAACTTACTTTTCGTCGAAAgaattcttaattttttttttatacaaaaggTGGGACAAATCGTGCATCgtgcaatttaaaataaaatccaaagtGGTGAAGATCAAGCGCTTTCGTTATTTCCTTCGAATTCAATTCTGAAGCGAACAGGTTAGttcaacaaacgaaaattttgtctAAATATTCCATATTCCATGACGTCCTTTCAATATTTCTGAATCAGGAATACTGATTTGCTTTTTCAATTCCCAAAATATTTCGTGATTCGTTCGAGTCAAAGTGAATGTTTTTTCGTAggtgaaaaaagaaatcaagATGGAGCCATCTTTTCAAGATAAACTAGAGGCCATAAAATCGTTATTGAATGATACTCTTGGTCCAGGTAAGCTTTGTTTATTGAAACATTATCATTATGTTCAacacaaattaaacaaaatgaattctCACACAGATGCGCATTTATTGCTAGGTGATTTGAGTAAGCAAGCTTCCGATACCGTGACGAATATCAATGATGATATGACGGTCGTAGACGCAACAGAAGATGACAATTTAATTGTCATTTCATCTGATGTAGATCCTTCTATTTTGCCAATTGGAAATTTAGCCACGCGTGACGGGGACATATCATTAAACAGCGATGAACATGCGGCcaacaacacaaaatttacgtTAAGCGTGCGTATTTAATTGCGTTATCTATTGTTTATATTGAACAAATGTTCATTGTCAAACCTTTATTCTTCATAGGATATACACGGCATTAAAGATTTGGATCTCACAATTCTGCTAGCCAAGCATAACAAATTCGGAAGCATAGAAAAAGGCGATCGTGTTGTAGTGGCAAAATGCATcgtcaaaaatcttttaaccAATAATCATGATCTTAGGTAAATGccaagttttactttttctgctgattgtcaaatttactaaGCCAATTTGTTTCAGCAGAATCGATCGACAATGCTTCCTAGACATTGCAGCTGCTATAACCGAAGCCTTTCCATCTGAACAAACTGCCTCATACTTTATACCATCTCATGGTTCAGTTTCGGCAAAAGGATCTCTCTATAATTCGTACCGCAGTTACCGTGAATCTCTTGGCAATGTTGCTCTGATCAGCGTTAGAGCCAAGGCTAGGAAAACTACAAAAGTCACTGGTGAAAACGAGGCAGAAGATGAAGAAGACCCAGTCAAGTCGCTAGCCTTCGTGAAATCAAATACGGACCCGAAACCTGGTATGGAACATCATTGGGAAATTTCACGAGCAGAGCGGTTGAAGCTTTTGAAGACCATGacaaatttcgtttattttgacaCGTTCCCAGTACTCAAAATGGGTGATGGATTCCATTGGCTTATGCGCGATTTCGATTCGAAGTATCCAGAGTCAGCTGATATTTCAATACTGTGGCCTGACGTTGCATCCAAAATAATAGCGTTTGCTCGAGCAATCCGAAATAAGAATCCTGTCTTAAAACAACTGCTGAATGACATCAACGAAAGCAACGAAAATGTGGTGTCGATCCTATTGTTGCCACTGATCTTGAAGAATGTCACTACCACCAACAAGCAAAACAAGGACGGTAAGAAAACGGCAAGATTGACTAAGGTTGAAATATCGTCGATGTTCGTGCAACAATTTAAGGTAATTTGATTGActttattttaagaaattgtCCCGAAATCTAATTATTGTCTGCGTGATTTTTACAGACTGAAGCTGAGCGTGTCCCTGATGACGTAACACACGATTATCCACGAATGACGTTGATTGGAACAGACCTAAATAATGCTATTTTGTACGTCGAAGTCGGGGAAGTCCGTTATGGATTTCAAAATCCACTTATTTGTTTGGGAACATGTTTCAAATTGTACTTCGCGTTGGACTGCGAGTTCCACCCATCATCGAAACACATTTGGCAATTCATTGATGCCGCCATTTATAGATTAAATGTAATCAATGTTATGCCGAGTGTTAAATCTCAACtatttgatattttaaaaatgtaaaatgtttgatagaCGTGTcaagatttcatttttcattttttgtttctttcgttgaattttcattttttgtttgttttgatgtaccgttacatttttttttctttgattgaattttcatttcaaattttaacacaaaattttgatgacaatTGGGCTTTTTGAAGCTGAATTTGGTAAGAGCcaacacaaaatttgatgaccattgagttttttgaaaataaattttttttaatagccAGCAATGATGAGTTTCAATAAAACTGTTAAACAAATTGTTCAGGCATAAAACGACGTGATATGTCTTTGAATTCCTTCCTATCTTTAATATTCAAATATCATCCCAAACAACTTCCAGGCGACTTTCTATGAATTTGTTCTTTCTTATTTCAGAGTTGAAAATGCTGTGTAAAAAGTGTGGGTTTAAGGCGGAGACAATTACAATTTACGTGAAGCACTGCAAAAGATTCCACGAGCTCGACTGTGTCACATATCCATGTCCATACGATAATTGCAATAGGTTGTATTCTGTTAGTCGTTCTTTTCGAGTACATTTCAAAAGAGCTCATGATAATGGAGATATTCTCAGCAATGTTTTTACTGGCCCAATTCATGACGAAACTCCTATAGGAACGTCATCTAACTTGACTCAAGCAGATGTGGGCCATCAACAAGACACGGAGCCATTTCCATTACGTGATAGTATAAAGAAATTCAATGAAGACAGCTTTCAACATTTAGTACAACTTTTGGCGCAAGAATCGCTCACCAGGCAACAAGCGAGAAACATTTTGATCACCGCACATTCGTCGTATATTCAACTTTCAACCAGTTGCTTTTCTTATCATAAGTCAAACAACTTGATTGATGATGAATCATTGCGATTTTGGCAGGAATTGCTCAACACGAAAGTTTTAACGGAGTCTCTAGTAATAGCTCAATTGAAAGAACGTGATGTTTTTGTTCCATTCTTAACATACGTTCTAGATTCGaaacatgaagtagcatttctACCGTTGCAACAATTAGAACTAAAGAAGTTTTACCATATCATGCACATTTGCGATCTCCGATCACTATTTAAGAAGCTGTTTGCACTTCCAAACCTGCtcgatgaaattttcaattatgtcGACATGTTAGATGGAAGCGAGTGGATTTCCAACATCATCCAAACCAAGCATTGGAGAGACACTGTACACAAACTGAATTTAAAGGAGGATGAGACAGCTCTGCcgctttttatattttacgatGATTTTGAACCGTTGAACGTTCTCGGTTCTCACAGTGGAGCGTATAAGCTAGGGGGAGTGTACGTTTACATACCTTGTATACCACCTGAGGCACAAGCAAAACTACAATTCATATTCCTAGGGATGTTATTCTTCAGCTCTGACCGGAGCAGCTATGGAAACCGAAGAGTGTTCACTCCTTTCATCACTATGTTAAATCAACTGCAAACAACTGGTGTACCAGTCAAACATCACAAGTTCCGGTGCATAAAATTGATTCCTATTTCATTTGTCGGTGACAACTTAGGCTTGAATTCGATGACAggttttgttgaatgtttcGTTGCGAATTTTTACTGTCGTATTTGTCGTTTTCATAGGGACGACATGGGTAAAACCATTGAGGAAAAAGCTGATAAAATgcgaaacatttcaaattacgAAGTTGATTGTGATAAGGACGACTTATCATCGACTGGTATTAAGGAACGATCAGTATGGAACGACCTATGCAATTTTCACGTCGTTCACAATCCCACAGTCGACATTGCTCACGATTTGTTTGAAGGTGTTTTGCACATATGTTTGAccgaaatattgaaaaattttatttatgttcgGAAATACTTTACACTTCGGACATTTAACATCCGGATGAAGAAACACAATTTTGGTCATCTGGAAAAAAACACTAATTTGGCATTAATAACGGAAGATATGCTAAAAAAGAATTCTATTAGAGCATCGGCATCGGAAATGTTAACTTTATTTACACACTTGTCATTCATAATTGGGGATCTGgtcacagaaaaaaatatttcggagTGGAGAATTTATCTTCTGATGCGTGAAATCGTTTCCATCGTTTTACAAAAAACTGTCCACAAGAGTACTCAGCATTTATTGCGAAACTTGATTGCAGAACACCACCTTTTGTTTCTATTAACCTTTCAAAAGCATTTAACCccgaaaatgcattttttgacTCATTATCCGTCAATCTTAGGATTAGTTGGTCCAATTTGTCATCTATCAACTCTTCGTTTCGAGTCATTCCACACCATTTTTAAAAGCATTATGAAAGTTATTAAATGTagaaaaaatataacaaagTCATGTGcttttaaaatacaaatgagactggcaaatttatttatgaattttgagtCTTTTACGCGAAAACTCAAAACAAATAGGTGTTTGAAAGTTCGTTCGTCGAAATTACTATTAAAGTACAAATGCTTGAATTTGTAAGCACAACCAAATCTGTTGACATCAATTCCATAACATTCAAGCAAGGAAACGTAATTCAAACCGGTTCAGAAAATGATGAGACTCCAACATTTGTATTGatcattgaaataattttaaatgacCAAGAAATTCTTCTTGGTTGTCAAAAACTTCGCAACATTATGTTCGATAATCATCTTT is a window of Bradysia coprophila strain Holo2 unplaced genomic scaffold, BU_Bcop_v1 contig_247, whole genome shotgun sequence DNA encoding:
- the LOC119078209 gene encoding uncharacterized protein LOC119078209, with the translated sequence MEPSFQDKLEAIKSLLNDTLGPDAHLLLGDLSKQASDTVTNINDDMTVVDATEDDNLIVISSDVDPSILPIGNLATRDGDISLNSDEHAANNTKFTLSDIHGIKDLDLTILLAKHNKFGSIEKGDRVVVAKCIVKNLLTNNHDLRIDRQCFLDIAAAITEAFPSEQTASYFIPSHGSVSAKGSLYNSYRSYRESLGNVALISVRAKARKTTKVTGENEAEDEEDPVKSLAFVKSNTDPKPGMEHHWEISRAERLKLLKTMTNFVYFDTFPVLKMGDGFHWLMRDFDSKYPESADISILWPDVASKIIAFARAIRNKNPVLKQLLNDINESNENVVSILLLPLILKNVTTTNKQNKDGKKTARLTKVEISSMFVQQFKTEAERVPDDVTHDYPRMTLIGTDLNNAILYVEVGEVRYGFQNPLICLGTCFKLYFALDCEFHPSSKHIWQFIDAAIYRLNVINVMPSVKSQLFDILKM